Proteins encoded together in one Bactrocera neohumeralis isolate Rockhampton chromosome 4, APGP_CSIRO_Bneo_wtdbg2-racon-allhic-juicebox.fasta_v2, whole genome shotgun sequence window:
- the LOC126755077 gene encoding phosphorylated adapter RNA export protein, with translation MMELNANTYDVDLEDGELSASSDDVYTPLQRPSMLSINTTVAVDGATAKAEQCSPLATCHDMQRALEEDDLEDIHGSSGDSSSSESSDACLKKLSTKSPHEVSTDAHAQRKRRKRVRRTVMIRVPPADMETQEKRARFKKYNIWTAALQEEALTEEMRGCEVARLDGAINDRNVENYDFSLLQRLNGDNCLKRRLSNSTDDFSDNELMPVAKRGRCASEAAAHRRSVKSRLGYRTGTLRGRRGSSPTSDSDTLYEPRIILDLEPLEGRDPADVAREMSNKLQEEKDELLVRIVDVLGTKLPVEIYKETQLIEFNGGMMIMNGKRRRTPGGVFLYLLKNHKSLTLEEHKSIFSEDRQRTNKWRKEMESLSRDRKVEELKKRLSEQEKDLPALSTRKEHFLLGSDLETQPGNISNPPPSPVGNEQSPDYKAHAINHVPSDADNDASQDKPSTSASALAALTSPSKDLVSYEDDFLDVNCGEMDLF, from the exons ATGATGGAATTAAACGCGAACACCTACGATGTCGATCTAGAGGATGGAGAG CTATCTGCTAGTTCCGATGACGTTTATACACCATTGCAACGCCCAAGTATGCTGTCAATCAACACGACGGTTGCAGTTGATGGGGCGACTGCAAAAGCCGAACAATGCAGTCCATTGGCCACATGTCACGATATGCAACGCGCGTTAGAAGAGGATGACTTAGAGGATATACATGGTAGTAGTGGTGATTCGTCGTCAAGTGAATCTTCCGATGCATGTCTAAAGAAATTATCAACGAAATCGCCACATGAAGTATCAACAGATGCGCATGCACAACGTAAGCGTCGAAAACGTGTACGTCGTACAGTTATGATACGTGTACCACCAGCTGATATGGAGACACAAGAAAAGCGTGCACGATTcaaaaagtataatatatgGACAGCTGCATTGCAAGAAGAAGCGTTAACTGAAGAAATGCGTGGCTGTGAAGTTGCACGTTTAGATGGTGCAATCAATGATCGAAACGTTGAAAATTATGACTTTTCCCTGCTTCAACGATTAAATGGGGATAATTGTCTCAAACGCCGACTCTCCAATTCAACTGATGATTTCTCTGATAATGAATTAATGCCGGTGGCAAAACGTGGTCGCTGTGCAAGTGAAGCAGCTGCACATCGACGCTCGGTTAAAAGTCGTTTAGGCTATCGTACAGGTACACTGCGAGGAAGGCGTGGCTCATCACCCACTAGCGACTCGGATACATTATATGAACCACGAATTATACTTGACTTGGAGCCCTTGGAAGGACGTGATCCAGCCGATGTTGCACGTGAAATGTCAAACAAGTTGCAGGAAGAAAAAGATGAATTATTgg TACGCATTGTCGATGTGTTGGGCACGAAGTTGCCAGTAGAAATTTATAAGGAAACACAACTTATTGAATTCAATGGCGGCATGATGATAATG aATGGCAAACGTCGTCGTACACCAGGCGGTGTATTCCTATATCTactgaaaaatcataaaagtcTTACATTAGAAGAGCATAAGTCTATTTTTTCTGAAGATCGACAGCGTACTAATAAATGGCGTAAAGAGATGGAATCCTTATCACGTGATCGCAAGGTCGAAGAGTTGAAAAAACGTTTAAGCGAACAAGAGAAAGACTTGCCGGCACTTAGCACCCGAAAAGAACACTTCTTGCTTGGCTCAGATTTAGAAACCCAGCCCGGAAAta TTTCGAATCCACCCCCTTCACCAGTGGGCAATGAACAAAGTCCAGACTATAAAGCGCATGCCATCAATCATGTTCCATCGGATGCTGATAATGATGCCTCACAGGATAAACCATCAACTTCAGCATCGGCATTAGCGGCCTTAACATCTCCATCAAAAGATTTAGTCAGTTATGAGGATGATTTCCTCGATGTTAATTGTGGTgaaatggatttattttaa